One segment of Toxoplasma gondii ME49 chromosome VI, whole genome shotgun sequence DNA contains the following:
- a CDS encoding hypothetical protein (encoded by transcript TGME49_243370), which translates to MVGPLRKVLRMLSLTTDGHADRRLERSSERRCCELLLVHLVFFETSVRKAEVSAVADEQSQFFVPHFSECFCHSMPVFPSLDCLSAVACSAVFHLSPDSRKLEIRIGACVDFRDPREKTRSAPAQLHKKVGRGNFRACRFLGGSIELFANCNLELRREAAL; encoded by the coding sequence ATGGTGGGACCTCTGCGGAAGGTCTTGAGGATGCTGTCGTTAACAACAGATGGCCACGCCGATCGGAGGCTTGAGCGCTCTTCAGAGCGACGGTGCTGCGAATTGCTCCTGGTTCATCTGGTGTTTTTCGAGACATCCGTGCGCAAGGCGGAGGTATCAGCTGTAGCAGATGAGCAATCGCAGTTCTTTGTTCCTCATTTCTCAGAGTGCTTCTGTCATTCAATGCCGGTTTTCCCGTCACTTGATTGTCTGTCAgctgtcgcatgcagcgcagtCTTTCACCTCTCTCCAGATTCGAGGAAGCTAGAGATAAGGATCGGAGCCTGCGTCGATTTCCGGGACCCACGTGAGAAGACACGCTCCGCACCCGCACAGCTGCATAAGAAAGTGGGTCGGGGGAACTTCCGGGCTTGTCGCTTTCTGGGTGGGTCCATTGAGTTGTTTGCAAATTGTAACCTCGAACTACGGAGGGAGGCAGCCCTCTAG
- a CDS encoding hypothetical protein (encoded by transcript TGME49_243378~Signal peptide predicted by SignalP 2.0 HMM (probability 0.998) with cleavage site probability 0.699 at residue 29) — protein sequence MMAGFVYFPRLPHLLFLGSLFVLESLGHAAVLATQREAQQELQGLTNGYTTEREIATHQTLLDVDLSPSFAENGRAENGELGIDNGGFAEETREQGGGNPLSEQQAPATQRLSSERPSWLPSEAESSTGTFLVA from the exons ATGATGGCAGGATTTGTCtattttcctcgtctcccccatctgcttttcctcgGAAGTCTGTTTGTCCTGGAATCTCTGGGTCATGCTGCAGTGCTCGCGACACAGCGCGAGGCCCAACAGGAACTCCAAG GTCTCACCAATGGGTACACCACCGAGCGGGAAATTGCGACTCACCAGACTCTCCTAGACGTGGATCTCAGTCCTTCCTTCGCTGAAAATGGCCGAGCAGAAAATGGAGAACTAGGCATTGATAACGGAGGCTTTGCagaagagactcgagagCAAGGAGGCGGCAACCCTCTTTCAG AACAGCAAGCGCCGGCGACTCAGCGGCTCAGCTCGGAGAGGCCATCTTGGCTGCCCTCGGAAGCGGAGAGTTCGACC GGGACCTTCTTAGTTGCGTGA